Proteins from a single region of Pangasianodon hypophthalmus isolate fPanHyp1 chromosome 7, fPanHyp1.pri, whole genome shotgun sequence:
- the mical2b gene encoding F-actin-monooxygenase mical2b isoform X11: MGETEDERSSQASQLFENFVQASTCKGTLQAFGLLCRQLELDPDDHRGFYSSLKAAVTSWKAKALWTKLDKRANHKEYKKGRACADIRCLIIGGGPCGLRTAIELALLGAKVVVIEKRDSFSRNNVLHLWPYTIHDLRNLGAKKFYGKFCAGAIDHISIRQLQLILLKVSLIVGVEVHVNVEFLKLQEPPEEQDNDGPGWRAEMHPASHPVSDYKFDVLIGADGRRSTLDGFKRKEFRGKLAIAITANFVNRNTTAEAKVEEISGVAFIFNQKFFLELKDETGIDLENIVYYKDNTHYFVMTAKKQSLLDKGVIINDYIETERLLHSDNVNQEALLSYAREAADFGTNYQLPSLDYAMNHYGQPDVAMFDFTCMYASENAALIREKNGHQLLVALVGDSLLEPFWPMGTGCARGFLAAFDTVWMVQGWAQGRAPLEVLSERESIYRLLPQTTAENISKNVEQYTIDPATRYPNLNSTCVRPHQVRHLYINGEQNSCSLERSGPTRRSVNISRKESEVRPSRLLLWCQKQTQGYRGVNVTDLTTSWRSGLALCALIHHQRPDLIDFDSLNEADSAKNNQLAFEVAERAFGIQPLITGKEMAAEQEPDKLVMVLYLSKFYEMFRNSSLPASETNENNEDVSSKPNNSVYNLTNLALPRKRIPKDDKKVEDNDLNKKRRKGISYLEELSKQSTSTAVEEGEQKENKVRSMATQLQAKFEENAPSYVLRRQSEFDSGSIKPVSLDMTENPRFAKPKLQSSPPPSSPKPKWQPSPYLRLLESQMQSGHKHGHLETQHIQVQSVYHNMDDQSGFQTPEAQFTCQTTEPWSHHQPAKPQAQPSLQCFSVSATQLLALKHVLKPKDQPSVTSKSSETLLFSPPALGGMLQRLKIVEDKATQKKVQTQSVREFSKKSIRERAQQLSFLFSGTPSQTTGPSPAPASPPPKPLSFPSLPEPSALSCLLSPLPEAQPKQNWVWKRSVCC, from the exons TGTCTGATCATCGGCGGAGGCCCCTGTGGATTGCGCACAGCCATAGAGTTAGCTCTCCTCGGAGCCAAAGTGGTGGTGATCGAGAAGAGAGACTCGTTCTCCAGGAACAATGTTCTCCATCTTTGGCCTTACACAATCCACGACCTCAGGAACCTCGGTGCTAAGAAGTTCTACGGCAAGTTCTGCGCCGGAGCCATAGACCATATCA GTATTCGTCAGCTGCAGCTGATCCTGCTGAAGGTGAGTCTCATCGTCGGGGTGGAGGTGCACGTCAACGTCGAGTTCCTTAAACTGCAGGAGCCACCTGAAGAGCAGGACAATGACG ggCCTGGATGGAGAGCAGAAATGCATCCCGCTAGTCACCCCGTCTCTGACTACAAGTTCGATGTGTTAATAGGAGCAGATGGACGGAGAAGCACACTAGACG GTTTCAAAAGGAAGGAGTTTCGAGGCAAGCTGGCCATCGCCATCACGGCCAACTTTGTGAACCGCAACACCACAGCGGAGGCCAAAGTGGAGGAGATCAGCGGCGTGGCCTTCATCTTCAACCAGAAGTTCTTCCTGGAACTTAAGGACGAGACGG ggaTTGATTTGGAGAATATTGTGTACTACAAGGACAACACACACTACTTCGTCATGACTGCGAAGAAGCAGAGTTTGCTGGATAAAGGTGTTATTATTAAC GACTACATAGAGACAGAACGACTCCTGCACAGTGACAACGTCAATCAGGAGGCTCTGCTCTCCTACGCCCGGGAGGCGGCTGACTTCGGCACCAACTACCAGCTGCCGTCGCTGGACTACGCCATGAACCACTACGGACAGCCTGACGTGGCCATGTTCGACTTCACCTGCATGTATGCGTCGGAAAACGCCGCGCTCATAAGGGAGAAGAACGGACACCAGCTGTTGGTGGCTCTGGTTGGAGATAGCCTTCTGGAG CCCTTTTGGCCCATGGGGACAGGATGTGCTCGAGGCTTCCTGGCTGCGTTTGACACAGTGTGGATGGTGCAGGGTTGGGCTCAGGGCAGAGCCCCTCTGGAGGTGCTGTCCGAGAG GGAGAGCATCTACAGGCTGCTGCCTCAAACCACAGCAGAAAACATCAGTAAGAACGTCGAGCAGTACACCATCGATCCTGCAACTCGCTACCCCAACCTCAACTCCACCTGTGTCCGACCGCACCAG GTTCGGCATCTGTACATCAACGGGGAGCAGAACTCGTGTTCGCTGGAGCGAAGTGGACCTACACGCAGGTCTGTCAATATCTCCAGGAAAG aaTCGGAGGTGCGGCCCAGCCGCTTGTTGCTGTGGTGTCAGAAGCAGACGCAAGGCTACAGAGGTGTAAATGTTACTGACCTCACTACATCCTGGAGGAGCGGCCTCGCCCTGTGCGCCCTCATCCACCACCAACGCCCAGACCTcat TGATTTCGATTCTCTGAATGAAGCGGACAGCGCTAAGAACAACCAGCTCGCATTTGAGGTGGCCGAGAGAGCGTTCGGCATCCAGCCGCTCATCACGGGGAAGGAGATGGCGGCTGAGCAGGAGCCCGACAAACTCGTCATGGTGCTCTACCTGTCAAAGTTCTACGAGATGTTCCGCAACTCCTCCCTACCTGCCTCAG AGACTAACGAGAACAATGAGGACGTTTCATCAAAGCCCAATAACTCCGTTTACAACTTAACAAACCTCGCGCTGCCCAGGAAGCGGATTCCAAAG gACGACAAAAAGGTCGAAGACAATGACTTGaacaagaagagaagaaaaggcaTCAGCTACCTGGAAGAG CTGTCCAAACAGAGTACTTCGACTGCGGTGGAAGAGGGCGAGCAAAAGGAGAATAAAGTGCGCTCCATGGCAACTCAGCTTCAGGCCAAGTTTGAGGAGAATGCACCTAGCTATGTCCTGCGTCGACAG TCGGAGTTCGATTCAGGTTCTATAAAGCCTGTTTCTCTGGACATGACTGAAAACCCTCGCTTTGCTAAACCCAAACTCCAGTCCTCACCCCCTCCTTCTTCTCCCAAACCAAAGTGGCAG CCGTCCCCTTACTTGAGACTTCTTGAGTCTCAAATGCAGTCTGGTCACAAACATGGACACCTGGAAACCCAACACATCCAAGTTCAGTCAGTTTACCACAACATGGATGACCAATCAGGTTTTCAGACACCAGAAGCCCAGTTCACTTGTCAAACAACAGAGCCTTGGTCTCACCATCAACCCGCTAAACCCCAGGCTCAACCCAGTCTTCAGTGCTTTTCTGTCTCAGCTACTCAGCTGTTGGCTCTGAAGCATGTTCTCAAACCTAAAGATCAACCCTCAGTCACCTCTAAGTCCTCAGAGACCCTCCTGTTCTCCCCACCTGCTCTGGGAGGGATGCTGCAAAGACTAAAGATTGTGGAGGACAAGGCCACTCAG AAGAAAGTACAGACACAAAGCGTACGAGAGTTCAGTAAAAAGAGTATAAGGGAGAGAGCACAGCAGCTCAGCTTCCTCTTCTCCGGCACACCGTCTCAG aCGACTGGACCCTCTCCAGCTcctgcttctcctcctcctaAACCTCTTTCATTTCCATCTCTCCCCGAGCCCTCAGCTCTTTCCTGTCTGCTGTCTCCTCTTCCTGAAGCTCAGCCCAAGCAG AATTGGGTGTGGAAGAGATCAGTGTGCTGCTAA
- the mical2b gene encoding F-actin-monooxygenase mical2b isoform X9, with protein sequence MGETEDERSSQASQLFENFVQASTCKGTLQAFGLLCRQLELDPDDHRGFYSSLKAAVTSWKAKALWTKLDKRANHKEYKKGRACADIRCLIIGGGPCGLRTAIELALLGAKVVVIEKRDSFSRNNVLHLWPYTIHDLRNLGAKKFYGKFCAGAIDHISIRQLQLILLKVSLIVGVEVHVNVEFLKLQEPPEEQDNDGPGWRAEMHPASHPVSDYKFDVLIGADGRRSTLDGFKRKEFRGKLAIAITANFVNRNTTAEAKVEEISGVAFIFNQKFFLELKDETGIDLENIVYYKDNTHYFVMTAKKQSLLDKGVIINDYIETERLLHSDNVNQEALLSYAREAADFGTNYQLPSLDYAMNHYGQPDVAMFDFTCMYASENAALIREKNGHQLLVALVGDSLLEPFWPMGTGCARGFLAAFDTVWMVQGWAQGRAPLEVLSERESIYRLLPQTTAENISKNVEQYTIDPATRYPNLNSTCVRPHQVRHLYINGEQNSCSLERSGPTRRSVNISRKESEVRPSRLLLWCQKQTQGYRGVNVTDLTTSWRSGLALCALIHHQRPDLIDFDSLNEADSAKNNQLAFEVAERAFGIQPLITGKEMAAEQEPDKLVMVLYLSKFYEMFRNSSLPASETNENNEDVSSKPNNSVYNLTNLALPRKRIPKDDKKVEDNDLNKKRRKGISYLEELSKQSTSTAVEEGEQKENKVRSMATQLQAKFEENAPSYVLRRQSEFDSGSIKPVSLDMTENPRFAKPKLQSSPPPSSPKPKWQPSPYLRLLESQMQSGHKHGHLETQHIQVQSVYHNMDDQSGFQTPEAQFTCQTTEPWSHHQPAKPQAQPSLQCFSVSATQLLALKHVLKPKDQPSVTSKSSETLLFSPPALGGMLQRLKIVEDKATQKKVQTQSVREFSKKSIRERAQQLSFLFSGTPSQTTGPSPAPASPPPKPLSFPSLPEPSALSCLLSPLPEAQPKQCNGHSESEQTTHDQHEQKSRSEIKRVQCLDPSKQRTVGKVSSVIGVKAATLAILYETDHRPNNPYTLSLTEARRCQESGSVTTRKEFAPGMGGSDTCHFCKKRVYVMERLSAEGYFFHRECFRCDVCSATLRLGGHVFDQGTFYCKLHFSQHKTSHRLRKPEVHRGDVSMPDGSNGYSASGSLQSQPSEAALLSKSHSRPLSCSEVTT encoded by the exons TGTCTGATCATCGGCGGAGGCCCCTGTGGATTGCGCACAGCCATAGAGTTAGCTCTCCTCGGAGCCAAAGTGGTGGTGATCGAGAAGAGAGACTCGTTCTCCAGGAACAATGTTCTCCATCTTTGGCCTTACACAATCCACGACCTCAGGAACCTCGGTGCTAAGAAGTTCTACGGCAAGTTCTGCGCCGGAGCCATAGACCATATCA GTATTCGTCAGCTGCAGCTGATCCTGCTGAAGGTGAGTCTCATCGTCGGGGTGGAGGTGCACGTCAACGTCGAGTTCCTTAAACTGCAGGAGCCACCTGAAGAGCAGGACAATGACG ggCCTGGATGGAGAGCAGAAATGCATCCCGCTAGTCACCCCGTCTCTGACTACAAGTTCGATGTGTTAATAGGAGCAGATGGACGGAGAAGCACACTAGACG GTTTCAAAAGGAAGGAGTTTCGAGGCAAGCTGGCCATCGCCATCACGGCCAACTTTGTGAACCGCAACACCACAGCGGAGGCCAAAGTGGAGGAGATCAGCGGCGTGGCCTTCATCTTCAACCAGAAGTTCTTCCTGGAACTTAAGGACGAGACGG ggaTTGATTTGGAGAATATTGTGTACTACAAGGACAACACACACTACTTCGTCATGACTGCGAAGAAGCAGAGTTTGCTGGATAAAGGTGTTATTATTAAC GACTACATAGAGACAGAACGACTCCTGCACAGTGACAACGTCAATCAGGAGGCTCTGCTCTCCTACGCCCGGGAGGCGGCTGACTTCGGCACCAACTACCAGCTGCCGTCGCTGGACTACGCCATGAACCACTACGGACAGCCTGACGTGGCCATGTTCGACTTCACCTGCATGTATGCGTCGGAAAACGCCGCGCTCATAAGGGAGAAGAACGGACACCAGCTGTTGGTGGCTCTGGTTGGAGATAGCCTTCTGGAG CCCTTTTGGCCCATGGGGACAGGATGTGCTCGAGGCTTCCTGGCTGCGTTTGACACAGTGTGGATGGTGCAGGGTTGGGCTCAGGGCAGAGCCCCTCTGGAGGTGCTGTCCGAGAG GGAGAGCATCTACAGGCTGCTGCCTCAAACCACAGCAGAAAACATCAGTAAGAACGTCGAGCAGTACACCATCGATCCTGCAACTCGCTACCCCAACCTCAACTCCACCTGTGTCCGACCGCACCAG GTTCGGCATCTGTACATCAACGGGGAGCAGAACTCGTGTTCGCTGGAGCGAAGTGGACCTACACGCAGGTCTGTCAATATCTCCAGGAAAG aaTCGGAGGTGCGGCCCAGCCGCTTGTTGCTGTGGTGTCAGAAGCAGACGCAAGGCTACAGAGGTGTAAATGTTACTGACCTCACTACATCCTGGAGGAGCGGCCTCGCCCTGTGCGCCCTCATCCACCACCAACGCCCAGACCTcat TGATTTCGATTCTCTGAATGAAGCGGACAGCGCTAAGAACAACCAGCTCGCATTTGAGGTGGCCGAGAGAGCGTTCGGCATCCAGCCGCTCATCACGGGGAAGGAGATGGCGGCTGAGCAGGAGCCCGACAAACTCGTCATGGTGCTCTACCTGTCAAAGTTCTACGAGATGTTCCGCAACTCCTCCCTACCTGCCTCAG AGACTAACGAGAACAATGAGGACGTTTCATCAAAGCCCAATAACTCCGTTTACAACTTAACAAACCTCGCGCTGCCCAGGAAGCGGATTCCAAAG gACGACAAAAAGGTCGAAGACAATGACTTGaacaagaagagaagaaaaggcaTCAGCTACCTGGAAGAG CTGTCCAAACAGAGTACTTCGACTGCGGTGGAAGAGGGCGAGCAAAAGGAGAATAAAGTGCGCTCCATGGCAACTCAGCTTCAGGCCAAGTTTGAGGAGAATGCACCTAGCTATGTCCTGCGTCGACAG TCGGAGTTCGATTCAGGTTCTATAAAGCCTGTTTCTCTGGACATGACTGAAAACCCTCGCTTTGCTAAACCCAAACTCCAGTCCTCACCCCCTCCTTCTTCTCCCAAACCAAAGTGGCAG CCGTCCCCTTACTTGAGACTTCTTGAGTCTCAAATGCAGTCTGGTCACAAACATGGACACCTGGAAACCCAACACATCCAAGTTCAGTCAGTTTACCACAACATGGATGACCAATCAGGTTTTCAGACACCAGAAGCCCAGTTCACTTGTCAAACAACAGAGCCTTGGTCTCACCATCAACCCGCTAAACCCCAGGCTCAACCCAGTCTTCAGTGCTTTTCTGTCTCAGCTACTCAGCTGTTGGCTCTGAAGCATGTTCTCAAACCTAAAGATCAACCCTCAGTCACCTCTAAGTCCTCAGAGACCCTCCTGTTCTCCCCACCTGCTCTGGGAGGGATGCTGCAAAGACTAAAGATTGTGGAGGACAAGGCCACTCAG AAGAAAGTACAGACACAAAGCGTACGAGAGTTCAGTAAAAAGAGTATAAGGGAGAGAGCACAGCAGCTCAGCTTCCTCTTCTCCGGCACACCGTCTCAG aCGACTGGACCCTCTCCAGCTcctgcttctcctcctcctaAACCTCTTTCATTTCCATCTCTCCCCGAGCCCTCAGCTCTTTCCTGTCTGCTGTCTCCTCTTCCTGAAGCTCAGCCCAAGCAG TGTAACGGACATTCTGAGTCAGAGCAGACGACTCACGATCAACATGAGCAAAAAAGTCGATCCGAAATCAAACGTGTACAATGCCTCGATCCTTCCAAACAG AGGACAGTGGGGAAGGTTTCCTCTGTGATTGGTGTTAAAGCTGCCACTCTGGCCATCCTTTACGAAACCGATCACAGACCCAACAACCCTTACACCCTCTCACTG ACCGAGGCCAGGAGATGCCAGGAGTCTGGCTCG GTTACCACGCGGAAGGAGTTTGCTCCTGGGATGGGCGGCAGTGACACCTGCCACTTCTGTAAGAAGCGTGTGTATGTGATGGAGCGACTAAGTGCAGAAGGCTACTTCTTCCACCGAGAGTGTTTCCGCTGTGACGTCTGCAGCGCCACCCTGAGGCTTGGAGGACATGTGTTTGACCAAG GCACTTTTTACTGCAAGCTGCACTTTTCCCAGCACAAAACCAGCCACAGGCTTCGAAAGCCAGAG gtcCACAGAGGCGACGTGTCCATGCCTGATGGTAGCAATGGGTACTCTGCCAGCGGGAGCCTCCAAAGCCAGCCTTCAG AGGCTGCTTTACTCTCCAAATCACACTCCAGACCTCTGTCTTGTTCTGAGGTCACCACTTAG
- the mical2b gene encoding F-actin-monooxygenase mical2b isoform X10, producing MGETEDERSSQASQLFENFVQASTCKGTLQAFGLLCRQLELDPDDHRGFYSSLKAAVTSWKAKALWTKLDKRANHKEYKKGRACADIRCLIIGGGPCGLRTAIELALLGAKVVVIEKRDSFSRNNVLHLWPYTIHDLRNLGAKKFYGKFCAGAIDHISIRQLQLILLKVSLIVGVEVHVNVEFLKLQEPPEEQDNDGPGWRAEMHPASHPVSDYKFDVLIGADGRRSTLDGFKRKEFRGKLAIAITANFVNRNTTAEAKVEEISGVAFIFNQKFFLELKDETGIDLENIVYYKDNTHYFVMTAKKQSLLDKGVIINDYIETERLLHSDNVNQEALLSYAREAADFGTNYQLPSLDYAMNHYGQPDVAMFDFTCMYASENAALIREKNGHQLLVALVGDSLLEPFWPMGTGCARGFLAAFDTVWMVQGWAQGRAPLEVLSERESIYRLLPQTTAENISKNVEQYTIDPATRYPNLNSTCVRPHQVRHLYINGEQNSCSLERSGPTRRSVNISRKESEVRPSRLLLWCQKQTQGYRGVNVTDLTTSWRSGLALCALIHHQRPDLIDFDSLNEADSAKNNQLAFEVAERAFGIQPLITGKEMAAEQEPDKLVMVLYLSKFYEMFRNSSLPASETNENNEDVSSKPNNSVYNLTNLALPRKRIPKDDKKVEDNDLNKKRRKGISYLEELSKQSTSTAVEEGEQKENKVRSMATQLQAKFEENAPSYVLRRQSEFDSGSIKPVSLDMTENPRFAKPKLQSSPPPSSPKPKWQPSPYLRLLESQMQSGHKHGHLETQHIQVQSVYHNMDDQSGFQTPEAQFTCQTTEPWSHHQPAKPQAQPSLQCFSVSATQLLALKHVLKPKDQPSVTSKSSETLLFSPPALGGMLQRLKIVEDKATQKKVQTQSVREFSKKSIRERAQQLSFLFSGTPSQTTGPSPAPASPPPKPLSFPSLPEPSALSCLLSPLPEAQPKQCNGHSESEQTTHDQHEQKSRSEIKRVQCLDPSKQRTVGKVSSVIGVKAATLAILYETDHRPNNPYTLSLTEARRCQESGSVTTRKEFAPGMGGSDTCHFCKKRVYVMERLSAEGYFFHRECFRCDVCSATLRLGGHVFDQGTFYCKLHFSQHKTSHRLRKPEVHRGDVSMPDGSNGYSASGSLQSQPSVKFPMLRPLIG from the exons TGTCTGATCATCGGCGGAGGCCCCTGTGGATTGCGCACAGCCATAGAGTTAGCTCTCCTCGGAGCCAAAGTGGTGGTGATCGAGAAGAGAGACTCGTTCTCCAGGAACAATGTTCTCCATCTTTGGCCTTACACAATCCACGACCTCAGGAACCTCGGTGCTAAGAAGTTCTACGGCAAGTTCTGCGCCGGAGCCATAGACCATATCA GTATTCGTCAGCTGCAGCTGATCCTGCTGAAGGTGAGTCTCATCGTCGGGGTGGAGGTGCACGTCAACGTCGAGTTCCTTAAACTGCAGGAGCCACCTGAAGAGCAGGACAATGACG ggCCTGGATGGAGAGCAGAAATGCATCCCGCTAGTCACCCCGTCTCTGACTACAAGTTCGATGTGTTAATAGGAGCAGATGGACGGAGAAGCACACTAGACG GTTTCAAAAGGAAGGAGTTTCGAGGCAAGCTGGCCATCGCCATCACGGCCAACTTTGTGAACCGCAACACCACAGCGGAGGCCAAAGTGGAGGAGATCAGCGGCGTGGCCTTCATCTTCAACCAGAAGTTCTTCCTGGAACTTAAGGACGAGACGG ggaTTGATTTGGAGAATATTGTGTACTACAAGGACAACACACACTACTTCGTCATGACTGCGAAGAAGCAGAGTTTGCTGGATAAAGGTGTTATTATTAAC GACTACATAGAGACAGAACGACTCCTGCACAGTGACAACGTCAATCAGGAGGCTCTGCTCTCCTACGCCCGGGAGGCGGCTGACTTCGGCACCAACTACCAGCTGCCGTCGCTGGACTACGCCATGAACCACTACGGACAGCCTGACGTGGCCATGTTCGACTTCACCTGCATGTATGCGTCGGAAAACGCCGCGCTCATAAGGGAGAAGAACGGACACCAGCTGTTGGTGGCTCTGGTTGGAGATAGCCTTCTGGAG CCCTTTTGGCCCATGGGGACAGGATGTGCTCGAGGCTTCCTGGCTGCGTTTGACACAGTGTGGATGGTGCAGGGTTGGGCTCAGGGCAGAGCCCCTCTGGAGGTGCTGTCCGAGAG GGAGAGCATCTACAGGCTGCTGCCTCAAACCACAGCAGAAAACATCAGTAAGAACGTCGAGCAGTACACCATCGATCCTGCAACTCGCTACCCCAACCTCAACTCCACCTGTGTCCGACCGCACCAG GTTCGGCATCTGTACATCAACGGGGAGCAGAACTCGTGTTCGCTGGAGCGAAGTGGACCTACACGCAGGTCTGTCAATATCTCCAGGAAAG aaTCGGAGGTGCGGCCCAGCCGCTTGTTGCTGTGGTGTCAGAAGCAGACGCAAGGCTACAGAGGTGTAAATGTTACTGACCTCACTACATCCTGGAGGAGCGGCCTCGCCCTGTGCGCCCTCATCCACCACCAACGCCCAGACCTcat TGATTTCGATTCTCTGAATGAAGCGGACAGCGCTAAGAACAACCAGCTCGCATTTGAGGTGGCCGAGAGAGCGTTCGGCATCCAGCCGCTCATCACGGGGAAGGAGATGGCGGCTGAGCAGGAGCCCGACAAACTCGTCATGGTGCTCTACCTGTCAAAGTTCTACGAGATGTTCCGCAACTCCTCCCTACCTGCCTCAG AGACTAACGAGAACAATGAGGACGTTTCATCAAAGCCCAATAACTCCGTTTACAACTTAACAAACCTCGCGCTGCCCAGGAAGCGGATTCCAAAG gACGACAAAAAGGTCGAAGACAATGACTTGaacaagaagagaagaaaaggcaTCAGCTACCTGGAAGAG CTGTCCAAACAGAGTACTTCGACTGCGGTGGAAGAGGGCGAGCAAAAGGAGAATAAAGTGCGCTCCATGGCAACTCAGCTTCAGGCCAAGTTTGAGGAGAATGCACCTAGCTATGTCCTGCGTCGACAG TCGGAGTTCGATTCAGGTTCTATAAAGCCTGTTTCTCTGGACATGACTGAAAACCCTCGCTTTGCTAAACCCAAACTCCAGTCCTCACCCCCTCCTTCTTCTCCCAAACCAAAGTGGCAG CCGTCCCCTTACTTGAGACTTCTTGAGTCTCAAATGCAGTCTGGTCACAAACATGGACACCTGGAAACCCAACACATCCAAGTTCAGTCAGTTTACCACAACATGGATGACCAATCAGGTTTTCAGACACCAGAAGCCCAGTTCACTTGTCAAACAACAGAGCCTTGGTCTCACCATCAACCCGCTAAACCCCAGGCTCAACCCAGTCTTCAGTGCTTTTCTGTCTCAGCTACTCAGCTGTTGGCTCTGAAGCATGTTCTCAAACCTAAAGATCAACCCTCAGTCACCTCTAAGTCCTCAGAGACCCTCCTGTTCTCCCCACCTGCTCTGGGAGGGATGCTGCAAAGACTAAAGATTGTGGAGGACAAGGCCACTCAG AAGAAAGTACAGACACAAAGCGTACGAGAGTTCAGTAAAAAGAGTATAAGGGAGAGAGCACAGCAGCTCAGCTTCCTCTTCTCCGGCACACCGTCTCAG aCGACTGGACCCTCTCCAGCTcctgcttctcctcctcctaAACCTCTTTCATTTCCATCTCTCCCCGAGCCCTCAGCTCTTTCCTGTCTGCTGTCTCCTCTTCCTGAAGCTCAGCCCAAGCAG TGTAACGGACATTCTGAGTCAGAGCAGACGACTCACGATCAACATGAGCAAAAAAGTCGATCCGAAATCAAACGTGTACAATGCCTCGATCCTTCCAAACAG AGGACAGTGGGGAAGGTTTCCTCTGTGATTGGTGTTAAAGCTGCCACTCTGGCCATCCTTTACGAAACCGATCACAGACCCAACAACCCTTACACCCTCTCACTG ACCGAGGCCAGGAGATGCCAGGAGTCTGGCTCG GTTACCACGCGGAAGGAGTTTGCTCCTGGGATGGGCGGCAGTGACACCTGCCACTTCTGTAAGAAGCGTGTGTATGTGATGGAGCGACTAAGTGCAGAAGGCTACTTCTTCCACCGAGAGTGTTTCCGCTGTGACGTCTGCAGCGCCACCCTGAGGCTTGGAGGACATGTGTTTGACCAAG GCACTTTTTACTGCAAGCTGCACTTTTCCCAGCACAAAACCAGCCACAGGCTTCGAAAGCCAGAG gtcCACAGAGGCGACGTGTCCATGCCTGATGGTAGCAATGGGTACTCTGCCAGCGGGAGCCTCCAAAGCCAGCCTTCAG TCAAGTTTCCAATGCTCCGTCCCCTGATTGGCTGA